A portion of the Paenibacillus hamazuiensis genome contains these proteins:
- a CDS encoding Rpn family recombination-promoting nuclease/putative transposase codes for MHDLLDPRVDIVFKRIFGSEHNRDVLLAFLNSTFREAGETPLTEIVLLNPYTEADGPDDKQSIMDIKAKTAKGELLNIEMQLFNPYHMEKRTLFYWAEMYYHQIPKGSNYNALKKCVTINILNYSCLPNDRYHSVFHLREDHTGIALLDDIEIHVMELTKLDQHSIPLDRGGLVNWLLFLKGVDRSNWEVLTMKEPMLKKAMDTLEFLSQDAAARMAYDARMKALSDEKSRIEGARAEAKAETAARLLAMGIDIQTIAKATGLSVEEIKALTPLQ; via the coding sequence ATGCATGACTTGCTTGATCCCCGCGTGGATATTGTTTTCAAACGCATTTTTGGCAGCGAACATAATCGGGATGTGCTGCTTGCTTTTTTGAACAGTACATTTCGCGAGGCGGGCGAGACGCCGCTGACGGAGATTGTCCTGCTGAACCCGTATACGGAGGCGGACGGCCCCGACGATAAGCAGTCGATCATGGACATAAAGGCCAAAACGGCAAAGGGCGAACTGCTGAATATTGAGATGCAGCTATTTAATCCGTATCATATGGAGAAAAGGACCCTGTTCTATTGGGCCGAGATGTACTATCATCAGATTCCGAAGGGCAGCAACTACAATGCGTTAAAAAAATGCGTGACGATCAACATTTTGAATTATTCCTGTCTACCCAATGATCGTTACCACAGCGTGTTTCACTTGCGGGAAGATCATACCGGGATTGCGCTTCTGGATGATATCGAGATTCATGTGATGGAGCTGACGAAGCTGGATCAGCATTCGATTCCGCTTGACCGGGGTGGATTAGTCAATTGGTTGTTGTTTTTGAAAGGCGTAGACAGATCGAATTGGGAGGTGCTCACGATGAAAGAACCAATGCTGAAAAAAGCGATGGACACGCTGGAATTTTTAAGTCAGGATGCCGCGGCGCGTATGGCTTACGACGCCCGGATGAAGGCGCTCAGCGACGAAAAGTCGCGTATTGAAGGAGCCAGAGCAGAGGCAAAAGCAGAGACCGCGGCTAGGCTTCTTGCCATGGGAATCGATATCCAAACCATTGCTAAAGCAACAGGA
- a CDS encoding recombinase family protein has translation MKTDRIYNVGVYCRLSKDDGNEAESASIGTQKAILTDYVKRQGWHLVKIYVDDGYSGTNFNRPDFQAMLKDIENGLIDCVITKDLSRLGRNYLDCGLYLEVFFPEHNVRYIAVNDGVDTLNRAAMDITPFRNILNEMYAADVSVKIKSAYRARFNKGKFMATKAPYGYIKDPADNNHLLIDEKTAPIVRKIFDLALAGNGIGKIRKYLNSQRILRPAAYAAENGEGYERYFKDSEENRYIWSENSVRSILRSPVYAGNLTGYKRPTISMKSKKRPSRPPEKWETVPGTHEGIVTQKEFDTVQQLMTSRRREKNQYGYDNVFLGVLKCADCAYAMRAASANRRKRPDIIDCVQYCCNNFGRYGNVHCTSHTIEARDLLNAVMTDINEYARMAVNDEKAVKTLQQRLSKISDQEAREYGRERRRLAKRVAELDKLFAALYEDKVMEKITERNYRLMAAKYEQEQMNIEARLSTIDAELVAKGRNDKGIAAFVERIREYKGITTLTARIVNELIDRITVSERVKVEGGGYEQHIRIYYKFVGALDPARVHEVTPRRCLVPDKACQRCGEVYSPLSNVAKYCPTCRPIVRKQQEIESSKRRVRSKKRQNGA, from the coding sequence ATGAAAACGGACAGGATTTACAATGTCGGCGTCTATTGCCGTTTGAGCAAGGATGACGGCAACGAAGCGGAGAGCGCCAGTATCGGCACCCAAAAAGCCATTCTGACCGACTACGTGAAGCGGCAGGGCTGGCATCTGGTGAAAATCTATGTAGATGACGGGTACAGCGGTACAAACTTCAATCGACCGGATTTTCAAGCTATGCTGAAAGACATTGAGAACGGGCTGATTGATTGTGTCATTACCAAAGACCTCTCCCGGCTCGGTCGGAACTATCTGGACTGCGGCTTGTATCTGGAGGTGTTCTTCCCGGAGCATAACGTCCGGTATATTGCTGTCAATGACGGTGTAGATACCCTGAACCGGGCGGCTATGGACATCACGCCGTTTCGCAACATTTTGAACGAAATGTACGCTGCCGACGTATCGGTTAAGATCAAGTCCGCGTATCGGGCGCGGTTCAACAAGGGAAAATTCATGGCAACCAAAGCGCCGTATGGGTATATCAAAGACCCTGCTGACAACAATCATCTGCTGATTGACGAAAAGACCGCGCCGATCGTCCGAAAAATATTTGACCTTGCACTGGCGGGCAACGGGATTGGGAAAATAAGAAAATATCTGAACAGCCAGCGCATATTGCGCCCGGCCGCGTATGCCGCTGAAAACGGAGAAGGATACGAGCGCTATTTTAAGGATTCGGAGGAAAACCGTTATATCTGGAGCGAAAACAGCGTTCGGAGCATTTTAAGAAGTCCGGTGTATGCGGGCAACCTGACAGGCTACAAGCGCCCGACCATCAGCATGAAAAGCAAGAAGCGTCCCTCTCGCCCGCCGGAGAAATGGGAGACAGTTCCCGGAACGCATGAGGGCATTGTGACACAGAAAGAATTTGATACGGTGCAGCAACTTATGACCAGTCGAAGGCGAGAAAAAAACCAGTATGGATATGACAATGTGTTCCTCGGCGTGTTGAAATGCGCAGACTGCGCTTACGCCATGCGAGCGGCCAGCGCAAACCGGCGCAAGCGCCCGGATATTATCGACTGTGTGCAGTACTGCTGCAACAATTTTGGTCGATACGGCAACGTGCATTGCACCTCGCACACCATTGAGGCGCGCGACCTGCTGAACGCCGTCATGACCGACATTAACGAATATGCGCGGATGGCTGTAAATGACGAAAAGGCGGTTAAAACATTGCAGCAGCGTCTGTCCAAGATCAGCGATCAGGAGGCCCGGGAATACGGCAGGGAACGGCGGCGGCTGGCCAAGCGGGTTGCCGAACTGGACAAGCTGTTTGCCGCCTTGTATGAGGACAAGGTGATGGAGAAAATCACCGAACGCAATTACCGGCTGATGGCAGCGAAGTACGAGCAGGAGCAGATGAATATAGAAGCTCGACTGAGCACCATAGACGCGGAACTGGTTGCCAAGGGACGCAACGATAAAGGCATAGCTGCCTTTGTGGAACGTATTCGCGAATACAAGGGAATCACAACACTGACGGCCAGAATCGTGAATGAACTGATTGATCGCATCACGGTATCTGAGCGGGTAAAGGTCGAGGGCGGCGGCTATGAGCAGCATATCCGAATTTACTACAAGTTTGTAGGGGCGCTCGACCCCGCACGAGTCCATGAGGTAACGCCGCGGCGGTGCCTTGTGCCGGATAAGGCATGCCAACGCTGCGGAGAAGTCTACTCCCCTCTTTCCAACGTGGCAAAGTACTGCCCGACGTGTCGGCCCATTGTCCGCAAGCAGCAGGAGATCGAAAGCAGCAAGCGGCGCGTACGCAGCAAGAAGCGCCAAAACGGCGCGTGA
- a CDS encoding ParB/RepB/Spo0J family partition protein, with amino-acid sequence MSETVTIIPIEQLYPFPENPYQVADNDELQAIAESIRKHGVISPLVVRLREEGGYEIISGHRRKAACEKAGIAAVPAFIREMDRNAAIIALVDSNLHREHVLPSEKAWAYKMKLDAIKRQGQRNDLADSGTPDQLGQKSRERVAVDVGTSATQVQRYIRLTELIPPLLEMVDSGKVAFNPAVELSYLSEKEQEALLETMGSEERTPSLSQAQRMKKLSADGLLDVDAIFRIMTEEKPNQREQIKLQKESIKDYFPKGYTAQQMEQTILKLLEEWRKKRERSRENSR; translated from the coding sequence ATGAGCGAAACGGTTACGATTATCCCTATAGAGCAGCTTTACCCGTTCCCCGAGAATCCCTATCAGGTCGCGGATAACGACGAGTTGCAGGCCATCGCGGAAAGCATTCGGAAGCATGGCGTGATCTCGCCGCTTGTCGTGCGGCTCCGGGAAGAAGGAGGCTATGAAATCATATCCGGACACCGACGAAAGGCAGCTTGTGAAAAGGCGGGGATTGCTGCGGTTCCCGCCTTTATTCGTGAAATGGACCGAAACGCCGCGATTATCGCCCTGGTGGACAGCAATCTGCACCGCGAGCATGTGCTGCCGTCCGAAAAAGCATGGGCCTACAAAATGAAGCTGGATGCGATCAAGCGACAAGGGCAGCGCAACGATTTGGCCGATAGCGGAACTCCTGACCAACTCGGACAGAAGTCGCGGGAGCGCGTTGCCGTTGATGTGGGAACGAGCGCGACGCAGGTGCAACGCTATATCAGGCTGACTGAGTTGATTCCGCCGCTTCTGGAGATGGTAGACAGCGGCAAGGTGGCGTTTAACCCTGCCGTAGAGCTGTCTTATTTGTCCGAGAAGGAACAGGAAGCTCTGCTTGAAACGATGGGCAGCGAGGAACGCACCCCTTCCCTTTCCCAAGCCCAGCGCATGAAAAAGCTGAGCGCAGACGGTTTGCTCGACGTGGACGCGATTTTCAGAATCATGACCGAGGAAAAACCGAACCAACGGGAGCAGATCAAGCTGCAAAAGGAAAGCATCAAGGACTATTTTCCAAAGGGCTATACGGCCCAGCAGATGGAACAGACCATATTGAAGCTGCTGGAGGAATGGCGGAAAAAGCGGGAACGAAGCCGCGAGAACAGCCGCTGA
- a CDS encoding stage II sporulation protein R, with protein sequence MKEKKKPKKSQRVSRKPVRLVVEREFVGSQSATDALLPVVLEDLLRHAEEVCTFDKEDDST encoded by the coding sequence ATGAAGGAAAAAAAGAAACCGAAGAAATCGCAACGCGTTTCCCGCAAACCGGTACGGCTGGTGGTAGAGCGGGAATTTGTCGGCAGTCAGAGCGCAACCGATGCGTTGTTGCCCGTTGTGCTTGAGGATTTACTTCGCCATGCGGAGGAAGTCTGCACCTTCGACAAGGAGGATGACAGCACATAG